In bacterium, the following are encoded in one genomic region:
- a CDS encoding Rrf2 family transcriptional regulator has protein sequence MKVSTRAEYGIRALMDLAQQYGRGPVQSHDIARRQGLPELYLNQLLVTLRRAGLVQSKRGPSGGHLLARAPDRITVGEAFLVLEGSVAPWLCVEETETTCIYAPGCGLRPVWQAVKEATEQVLNRTTLADIVHQTLTPSGSS, from the coding sequence ATGAAGGTCAGTACCCGCGCCGAATACGGAATCCGGGCGCTCATGGATCTGGCGCAACAGTACGGCCGGGGACCGGTGCAGAGTCACGACATCGCGCGGCGTCAGGGGCTTCCGGAACTGTACCTCAATCAGTTGCTCGTGACGCTCCGCCGGGCGGGGCTCGTGCAGAGTAAACGAGGCCCCAGCGGGGGGCACCTCCTCGCGCGCGCGCCCGACCGGATCACCGTTGGGGAGGCGTTCCTCGTGCTCGAAGGAAGCGTCGCGCCGTGGCTATGTGTTGAGGAGACGGAGACCACGTGCATTTATGCGCCGGGATGCGGCTTGCGTCCGGTGTGGCAGGCGGTCAAAGAGGCGACCGAGCAGGTCCTGAACCGCACAACGCTGGCCGACATCGTTCATCAAACCCTGACCCCGTCGGGCTCATCCTGA
- a CDS encoding M67 family metallopeptidase, producing the protein MALKVRRDHLEQIIAQARAEVPNECCGMLAGRGETVEEVFPGRNSDRSPKTYVMDPKDQLRAFRAMDERGWDLVGIYHSHPQTEAVPSRTDRERAVDRDGNPLFPDAQYVIVSLRDAARPQVRAFRLLEGQFTEEEVVIA; encoded by the coding sequence ATGGCGCTGAAGGTCAGGCGGGACCATCTGGAGCAGATCATCGCGCAGGCTCGGGCCGAGGTCCCGAATGAATGTTGCGGGATGCTGGCGGGTCGAGGGGAGACCGTCGAGGAGGTGTTCCCAGGCCGGAACAGCGACCGGAGCCCTAAGACGTATGTCATGGACCCGAAGGACCAGTTGCGCGCGTTTCGCGCGATGGATGAGCGCGGGTGGGATCTTGTGGGTATCTATCACTCACACCCGCAGACGGAGGCGGTTCCGAGCCGGACCGATCGGGAGCGCGCAGTTGACCGAGACGGGAACCCGTTGTTCCCGGATGCCCAATACGTGATTGTGTCGCTGCGCGATGCGGCACGCCCTCAGGTCAGAGCCTTCCGGCTCCTGGAGGGCCAGTTTACCGAGGAGGAAGTGGTGATTGCATGA
- a CDS encoding cysteine synthase codes for MLDQIGGTPLLRLFRVTRSLPRSVEVYVKAEWFNPGGSVKDRPVLRMIADAERDGFLTHGKTILDSTSGNAGIAYAMIGAAKGYEVELVVPGSASEERKRIIVAYGARIVLSDPLEGSDGAIRMAREMLAAAPQRYFKPDQYNNPANWRAHYDTTGAEILEQTGGRITHFVAGLGTTGTLVGTGRRLHDADPGIRVIAVEPDAALHGLEGLKHIASSIVPGIYDPDVHDEKIGVATEAGYAMARRLAREEGLFVGTSTGAAVHAAFEIAGRIRSGVVVVIAPDGGDRYLSTPLWRSLER; via the coding sequence TTGCTCGACCAGATCGGCGGGACGCCACTCCTCCGCCTCTTCCGAGTGACGCGAAGCCTTCCGCGATCCGTGGAAGTCTACGTCAAGGCGGAGTGGTTCAATCCCGGCGGCTCGGTCAAGGACCGGCCGGTGCTCCGCATGATCGCCGACGCCGAGCGGGACGGCTTCCTCACTCACGGGAAGACCATTCTGGACTCGACCTCGGGCAACGCCGGCATCGCCTACGCGATGATCGGCGCGGCGAAGGGCTACGAGGTGGAGCTCGTGGTCCCGGGAAGCGCGAGCGAGGAGCGGAAGCGTATTATCGTCGCCTATGGGGCCCGGATTGTCCTCTCGGATCCGCTGGAGGGCAGCGACGGCGCGATCCGGATGGCCAGGGAGATGCTGGCGGCGGCGCCGCAGCGGTACTTCAAGCCGGACCAATACAATAACCCGGCAAACTGGCGGGCCCACTACGATACGACAGGGGCGGAGATTCTCGAACAGACCGGAGGGCGCATCACGCACTTCGTCGCCGGACTGGGGACGACCGGAACGTTGGTCGGGACCGGCCGCCGTCTGCACGACGCCGATCCCGGCATCCGCGTGATCGCCGTCGAGCCCGACGCAGCGCTGCACGGCCTGGAGGGCCTCAAACACATCGCGAGTTCGATCGTGCCGGGTATCTATGACCCCGATGTCCATGATGAGAAGATCGGCGTCGCAACCGAGGCCGGGTATGCGATGGCCCGCCGCCTCGCCAGGGAGGAGGGGCTGTTCGTGGGTACATCGACCGGCGCCGCGGTTCACGCGGCATTCGAGATCGCCGGCCGGATTCGAAGTGGCGTCGTCGTCGTCATCGCGCCGGACGGCGGTGACCGCTATCTGAGCACGCCCCTATGGCGCTCCCTGGAGCGATAG